A genomic window from Flavobacterium hankyongi includes:
- a CDS encoding T9SS-dependent choice-of-anchor J family protein, with protein sequence MQKNYNLKAIFLVFILSLFSNSSFYGQITTLDPSGNFKVNGYSGLWWDYQYKPTGSSTYTQSQIQYSASSSFVKLNPFISWDFRIRYYNSFGQPGVWEPEHTVNSNYFNISKSVGYNFNFNTSFLDEGWRGYRLQNTTSEYYSFIMESNYLVNGSSGKSIDMKWSSGYGMMMVSPKITDLSSDKMFSIYANSYQGAYSVVLGTMSNPYDPTTFHPLKTVNLPYGGYNKINVFLNNYVSNDQYIAIKSNGNYGEVFFDDFSYEQSVNCYDLTNVALNNISEHNATLSYNSNTASSYEINLKNLSTGATQTFTTNSSSYTFTNLAGLTNYEVKVRGNCAPDLYTNWSQVISFSTPCNIVTADYFTSFGEEYTIDPCWKKITYSTTITNSSSITVNSILAVSPKSGSKMVNIYASSELNQKGYLISPFISDLNTNKRIKFYLTSYGSDYVDRSITIGTMSNPADESTFVPLENIFPDDINQYNGYKVNGHFKQHIVYFNNYNQNLNHNYIAFKVNNSTNFNSINLYIDDFTYENSPSCKEPTNLKCIRTDFNYAKIKWTDFDQSSTEWEVEYGIKGFTIGTGTRISVNSNPFTINSNLIPNQEYDFYVRTKCGNNIYSNWSDRGTFKTKCSGFTVGYTTSFENESIQANNTCWSRTEPNIRNTFYANSFVEFITYPNGNTPVPLSGSTLARIFSRKDCPDPLVNEKSILITPRLTDLDSNKKILFSAYINSSMYSSINSIQIGTMSDIDDYTTFVPYQSITNELVVNQWKEYTVDFSSYTGSNQFIGIRIFSNSSSNDIVFIDNFKYLNNDCTRPGNLSAYQNGSSSALLNWNTNNNNSVNCEIEYGLEGFTLGTGQIIQVTQNPFVLNNLNSNSKYQFRVRNICNSGVVNWSDLYTFKVSCSVSSPFVENFDQYPATNAFLIPDFCWTVNDVSNDNLYGGVKNVYYENFNSPPNVGHFYNSNTAGKFIYFISPYLSDFDNTKKIKFWINNVREISTSQVLILGTLSNSVDFNTFTPYQTIDLANLPAYGKEINIDFSNYTGTNKHIAFKLSGENISDYFYIDDFQYLNNSNCTEPINVQLLNISSNSLKITWDNNSAQNTQIEYGPFGFIPGSGTILNSNTNEIVITNLQPTTKYDFYLRSNCSSNQSITIGPKTVETTCTIEPLPWLEDFSNLPQYGSNLLPECFEKLPGGTITSYNSPLVLNTNYYNPNHTLNGNGDSSYLWANNFSGPDGYRGIIVPMFNLMAGTTYTFSLDARKAYEYDAQSLRLFVGKGKKMHYMEAELSRLGTLSEYNYNTNSFSFTPITSGDYSFILHTQASGSTNMSLDNFKIIEGYTNIVTSNNDLFNFDNGNNNKLIIESTQNSFASIVTDVNNISNKVLKMSGSNNSSTWRVDQTNIWESNQNHITKVNMKINATSMTSLFLLFDLKQTFVNFNNESMFRVVVNGVVLGNIIRPTTNNQDIFKTFQYDLTPFVGGDIRISLQHIGKSSNDIGDNAYLDNLRFSPVPLLSTNENNFIGLKYYPNPVDNILNIENNSVISSVEILSVTGQSLFIKSFLTNNITIDTNNFAHGVYFIKITSENKSKTLKIIKD encoded by the coding sequence ATGCAGAAAAATTACAATTTAAAAGCAATTTTCCTTGTTTTCATATTATCATTATTTTCAAACTCATCTTTTTATGGGCAAATAACAACCCTTGACCCTTCAGGGAACTTCAAAGTAAATGGGTATAGTGGTTTATGGTGGGATTACCAATACAAACCTACTGGTAGTAGTACATATACTCAGTCACAAATTCAGTATTCAGCATCTTCATCATTCGTTAAACTAAATCCTTTTATTTCCTGGGATTTTAGAATTAGATATTACAACTCATTTGGGCAGCCAGGTGTTTGGGAGCCTGAACATACTGTTAATTCTAATTACTTTAATATCTCGAAATCTGTTGGTTATAATTTTAATTTTAACACTTCCTTTTTAGACGAAGGATGGAGAGGATATAGGCTTCAAAACACGACTTCAGAGTATTACAGTTTTATAATGGAATCCAACTACCTAGTAAACGGTTCATCAGGAAAGTCAATTGATATGAAATGGTCTTCTGGGTATGGGATGATGATGGTTTCTCCTAAAATAACAGATTTATCATCAGATAAAATGTTTTCAATTTATGCTAATAGTTATCAAGGCGCATACTCAGTAGTGTTAGGAACTATGAGCAATCCTTATGACCCAACCACATTTCATCCATTAAAAACAGTTAATTTACCTTATGGGGGTTACAACAAGATAAATGTTTTTTTAAACAATTATGTTAGTAACGATCAATATATTGCAATAAAAAGTAATGGAAATTATGGAGAGGTCTTTTTTGATGATTTTAGTTACGAGCAGTCTGTTAATTGTTATGACTTAACTAATGTTGCATTAAATAATATTTCTGAACACAACGCTACTTTATCATACAATTCAAATACTGCAAGTTCTTATGAAATTAACTTAAAAAATCTATCAACAGGAGCTACACAAACTTTTACGACCAATTCAAGTTCATATACTTTTACAAATCTTGCAGGGTTAACTAATTATGAAGTAAAAGTTAGAGGAAATTGTGCACCTGATTTATATACAAATTGGTCACAAGTAATATCCTTTTCAACTCCTTGCAACATTGTTACGGCAGATTATTTTACCTCATTTGGTGAAGAATATACGATTGATCCTTGTTGGAAAAAAATTACATATTCAACAACCATTACAAACTCTTCTAGCATAACTGTCAACAGCATATTGGCAGTTTCTCCAAAAAGCGGTTCGAAAATGGTTAATATTTATGCCAGCAGTGAATTAAACCAGAAAGGATATTTAATATCTCCTTTTATTTCTGATTTAAACACAAACAAACGTATAAAATTTTACCTAACTTCATATGGTTCCGATTATGTAGACAGGTCAATCACCATAGGAACAATGTCAAATCCAGCTGACGAATCAACCTTTGTTCCTCTAGAAAACATATTTCCTGACGACATAAACCAATATAATGGATATAAAGTAAATGGGCACTTTAAACAGCATATAGTTTATTTTAACAATTATAACCAAAATTTAAATCATAATTATATTGCGTTTAAAGTTAACAACTCTACAAATTTTAATTCAATCAATCTATACATAGATGATTTTACATACGAAAACAGTCCTTCATGTAAAGAACCAACAAATTTAAAGTGCATTAGAACTGATTTTAACTATGCTAAAATAAAATGGACTGATTTTGATCAATCTTCAACAGAATGGGAAGTCGAGTATGGCATTAAAGGATTTACAATTGGAACAGGAACTAGAATTTCTGTAAATTCAAATCCGTTTACGATTAACTCAAATTTAATTCCTAATCAGGAGTATGATTTTTATGTTAGAACAAAATGTGGTAACAACATTTATAGTAACTGGTCAGATCGTGGTACCTTTAAGACCAAATGCTCTGGTTTTACTGTAGGATACACTACAAGTTTTGAAAACGAAAGCATTCAAGCAAATAATACTTGTTGGTCAAGAACAGAACCAAATATCAGAAATACTTTTTATGCCAATTCGTTTGTAGAATTTATAACTTATCCTAACGGAAATACTCCTGTTCCTTTATCAGGATCTACTCTTGCTAGAATATTTAGCCGTAAAGATTGTCCAGATCCTTTGGTAAACGAAAAATCTATTTTGATTACGCCTAGGTTAACCGATCTGGACTCAAACAAAAAAATATTGTTTTCTGCATACATTAACTCAAGTATGTATTCATCTATAAATAGTATTCAAATAGGTACAATGTCTGACATTGACGATTATACAACATTTGTTCCTTATCAATCGATTACAAATGAGCTGGTTGTAAATCAATGGAAAGAATATACAGTGGATTTCTCAAGCTATACAGGCTCCAACCAATTTATTGGAATTAGAATTTTTTCTAATAGTTCTTCCAACGATATTGTTTTTATTGATAATTTTAAATACTTAAACAATGACTGTACACGTCCAGGTAATTTAAGTGCATATCAAAATGGTTCATCAAGCGCTTTATTAAATTGGAATACAAACAATAACAATTCTGTTAATTGTGAGATAGAATATGGTCTTGAAGGTTTTACGCTTGGAACAGGGCAAATAATTCAAGTAACTCAAAATCCTTTTGTATTAAACAATTTAAATTCGAACTCAAAATATCAATTTAGAGTAAGAAACATTTGTAATTCAGGAGTTGTAAATTGGAGTGATTTATATACTTTCAAAGTATCATGCAGTGTAAGTAGTCCTTTTGTAGAAAATTTTGATCAATATCCAGCAACAAATGCCTTCTTAATACCTGATTTCTGCTGGACAGTTAATGACGTTTCAAATGATAATCTATATGGTGGTGTTAAAAATGTTTACTACGAGAATTTTAACAGCCCTCCTAATGTAGGTCACTTTTATAACTCAAATACTGCAGGTAAGTTTATATATTTTATTTCTCCCTATTTATCTGATTTTGATAATACTAAAAAAATTAAATTTTGGATAAATAATGTACGTGAAATAAGTACTTCGCAGGTATTAATTTTAGGAACCCTTTCAAATTCAGTAGATTTTAACACATTCACACCTTATCAAACAATAGATCTGGCAAATTTACCTGCTTATGGAAAAGAAATAAACATTGATTTTTCAAATTATACAGGAACAAATAAACATATTGCCTTCAAACTAAGTGGTGAAAATATTTCTGATTACTTTTATATAGATGATTTTCAATATTTAAACAATAGCAACTGTACTGAACCAATTAATGTTCAGCTTTTAAACATCTCAAGTAATTCTTTAAAAATTACATGGGATAACAATAGTGCTCAAAACACACAAATTGAATATGGCCCTTTCGGTTTTATTCCAGGTTCAGGAACTATTTTAAATAGTAATACTAATGAAATTGTTATTACTAACTTACAACCTACTACAAAATATGATTTTTATCTTAGATCTAATTGTTCATCGAATCAATCCATAACTATTGGACCTAAAACTGTTGAAACAACTTGTACTATAGAACCCCTTCCTTGGCTGGAAGATTTTAGTAATTTACCACAATATGGAAGTAATTTACTTCCAGAATGTTTTGAAAAACTTCCGGGAGGAACTATTACATCATATAACTCACCTCTTGTTTTAAACACCAATTATTACAACCCAAATCACACTCTAAACGGTAATGGGGATAGCTCTTATTTATGGGCAAATAATTTCTCTGGCCCAGATGGTTATAGAGGAATCATAGTGCCAATGTTTAATTTAATGGCCGGAACTACTTACACATTTAGTTTAGATGCCAGAAAAGCTTATGAATATGATGCCCAATCACTTAGACTATTTGTAGGAAAAGGTAAAAAGATGCATTATATGGAAGCAGAACTTAGCAGGTTAGGCACATTGAGTGAGTATAATTATAATACAAACTCATTCTCTTTTACCCCAATTACTTCTGGTGACTATAGTTTCATTCTTCATACTCAGGCAAGTGGATCTACTAATATGTCATTGGATAATTTCAAAATTATTGAAGGGTATACAAATATTGTAACAAGTAACAATGATCTATTTAATTTTGACAACGGAAACAACAATAAATTAATTATAGAAAGCACACAAAATTCCTTTGCTAGTATTGTAACTGATGTAAATAATATCTCTAATAAAGTATTAAAAATGTCAGGATCAAATAACTCATCTACATGGAGAGTAGACCAAACCAATATATGGGAAAGTAATCAAAATCATATAACGAAGGTTAATATGAAAATCAATGCTACTTCGATGACAAGTCTATTCTTGCTATTTGATTTAAAACAAACTTTTGTTAATTTTAATAATGAATCGATGTTTAGAGTAGTGGTAAATGGAGTTGTTTTAGGTAACATTATCCGTCCAACAACTAATAACCAAGATATTTTTAAAACATTCCAATATGACTTAACTCCTTTTGTAGGTGGTGATATTAGAATTTCGTTGCAGCATATTGGAAAATCTTCGAACGACATTGGAGATAATGCTTATTTAGACAATCTTAGATTTAGCCCAGTGCCTTTGTTATCTACAAATGAAAATAATTTTATTGGACTGAAATATTATCCAAATCCAGTTGATAACATTTTAAATATCGAAAATAATTCAGTTATTTCTTCTGTTGAAATTTTATCTGTAACTGGTCAATCACTTTTTATTAAAAGCTTCTTGACTAATAACATTACAATCGATACCAACAATTTTGCCCATGGTGTATATTTCATAAAAATTACTTCTGAAAACAAGAGCAAAACACTCAAGATAATAAAAGACTAA
- a CDS encoding NAD(P)/FAD-dependent oxidoreductase — protein MHLSYWEIKNWFTNVDYTIVGSGIVGLQTALRLRERFPESKILVLEKGMLPEGASTKNAGFACFGSLSEIIEDLKTHSEEEVIELVKKRWSGLQLLRKNLGDQAIDLKPYGGYELFLENDETTYNECLQKLPFINDILRPLFKTDVFEKNVDRFGFSRIKEYTIFNPFEAQIDTGNMMQALLKEVYSKNIMILNNQTVTQFSDTGNTVEVQLNDYTFKTKKLLFATNGFAQELTKGEVKPARAQVLITEPIPDLDIKGTFHLDKGYYYFRNINNRILLGGGRNLDFEGETTTILEQTELIQNRLESLLKTVILPQIEVKIAHRWSGIMGIGSHKKPIVKQLSSNIYCGVRMGGMGVAIGSLIGQELADLI, from the coding sequence ATGCACTTAAGTTATTGGGAGATAAAAAATTGGTTTACCAATGTTGATTACACTATTGTTGGAAGTGGTATTGTTGGTTTACAAACAGCTTTAAGACTTCGTGAACGTTTCCCTGAAAGTAAAATTTTAGTACTTGAAAAAGGAATGTTACCAGAAGGAGCTAGTACTAAAAATGCTGGCTTTGCCTGTTTTGGAAGCCTATCTGAAATTATTGAAGACTTAAAAACACATTCGGAAGAAGAAGTAATCGAACTGGTAAAAAAGCGCTGGTCTGGTTTACAATTGCTACGCAAAAATTTAGGCGATCAAGCCATAGATTTAAAACCTTATGGTGGTTATGAATTATTTCTTGAAAATGACGAAACCACTTATAATGAATGTCTACAGAAATTACCATTTATAAATGATATTTTAAGACCATTATTTAAAACCGATGTTTTTGAAAAAAATGTAGATCGGTTTGGTTTTTCACGCATAAAGGAATATACCATTTTCAATCCTTTTGAAGCACAAATTGATACCGGAAATATGATGCAGGCTCTTTTGAAAGAAGTCTATTCAAAAAACATCATGATTTTAAATAATCAAACAGTCACACAATTTTCTGATACAGGGAATACTGTTGAGGTGCAACTGAATGATTATACTTTTAAAACCAAAAAATTATTGTTTGCAACCAATGGTTTTGCACAAGAATTAACAAAAGGAGAAGTAAAACCGGCACGGGCTCAGGTTTTAATTACTGAACCTATTCCTGACTTAGATATTAAAGGTACTTTTCATTTAGATAAAGGATATTATTATTTCAGAAACATAAACAACAGAATTCTTTTGGGCGGTGGTAGAAATCTTGATTTTGAAGGAGAAACGACTACAATCCTAGAGCAAACTGAATTAATTCAAAATAGATTGGAAAGTTTGTTAAAAACTGTAATTTTACCGCAAATTGAAGTAAAAATCGCACACAGATGGAGCGGTATTATGGGAATTGGTTCTCATAAAAAACCTATCGTAAAACAATTATCATCCAATATCTATTGCGGAGTTAGAATGGGCGGAATGGGTGTTGCAATTGGAAGTTTAATTGGACAAGAATTAGCAGATTTAATATAA
- a CDS encoding sensor histidine kinase produces MLFSEKNSITRWVLVGFSFLIIVLILWNTYTLVQIFKKEERNKMELWATAQKTLQNATDDTEVDLPLQILTNNGTIPTILVDKNDSILSVNNIDEEILKDSIRSKRLLQQFKTANNKIEISIDKNNYQYLYYTNSQLLKQLKYYPIALITIIILFGALVYNYYKASKVSVQNKLWAGMAKETAHQIGTPLSSLIGWVEIMKADNIDSTMVEEIEKDITRLQNITDRFSKIGSEPILEIKDLISETKNAYNYLESRFEGQVNFTFKAPEKEIPVKLNPTLHGWTIENLVKNAIDAMRGRGSILITIEEEFGNAKIKVSDTGKGIPKNLFNAIFDPGFTTKKRGWGLGLSLTKRIVEEYHKGKIKVLHSEINKGTTFQISYKKCT; encoded by the coding sequence ATGCTTTTTTCAGAAAAAAATAGTATTACACGTTGGGTTCTAGTTGGATTTTCATTTCTGATAATCGTACTGATTTTGTGGAATACATATACATTGGTACAAATTTTTAAAAAAGAGGAAAGAAATAAAATGGAACTTTGGGCAACTGCACAAAAAACCCTTCAAAATGCAACCGACGATACCGAAGTTGATTTACCCCTCCAGATCTTAACCAACAACGGAACCATTCCAACCATACTTGTTGATAAAAACGATAGTATTCTAAGCGTTAATAACATTGATGAGGAAATATTAAAAGATTCTATAAGATCTAAAAGGCTTTTACAGCAATTTAAAACTGCCAATAACAAAATTGAAATTAGTATAGATAAAAACAATTACCAATACTTGTATTACACTAATTCCCAATTGTTAAAGCAATTAAAATATTATCCTATTGCTCTAATTACTATTATTATCCTTTTTGGAGCATTGGTTTACAATTACTACAAAGCCTCAAAAGTATCAGTTCAAAACAAACTTTGGGCCGGAATGGCTAAAGAAACCGCACATCAAATTGGAACTCCTTTGTCATCACTTATTGGTTGGGTAGAAATAATGAAAGCCGACAATATTGATTCAACAATGGTTGAAGAAATTGAAAAAGACATTACTAGGCTTCAAAATATTACTGATCGTTTTTCTAAAATCGGTTCTGAACCTATCTTGGAAATAAAAGATTTAATTTCAGAAACTAAAAATGCCTACAACTATTTAGAATCACGATTTGAAGGTCAAGTTAATTTCACGTTTAAAGCACCTGAAAAAGAAATTCCTGTTAAACTAAATCCAACGCTTCACGGATGGACCATAGAAAATTTAGTAAAAAATGCTATTGATGCTATGAGAGGAAGAGGTTCTATACTTATCACTATCGAAGAAGAATTTGGTAATGCAAAAATTAAGGTTTCAGATACTGGAAAAGGGATTCCTAAAAACTTATTTAATGCTATTTTTGACCCTGGATTTACAACCAAAAAAAGAGGATGGGGATTGGGACTTTCACTTACCAAAAGAATTGTTGAGGAATACCACAAAGGGAAAATTAAAGTACTTCATTCTGAAATAAATAAAGGCACAACTTTTCAAATTAGTTACAAAAAATGCACTTAA
- a CDS encoding flavin reductase family protein yields the protein MKSFQPSELPTAQLQTYLQGAIAPRPIAFASTLNEEGVPNLSPFSFFNIFSANPPILVFSPSRRVRDNTTKHTLENVLATKEVVINVVNYDTVQQTSLASTEYGDGVNEFEKAGLTAVASDLVKPFRVAESPVQFECKVNDVIALGIEGGAGNLVICEIVKVHIREEVLSEAGGIDQYKIDLVSRLGGNWYSRSNMGLFEVPKPLVTLGIGVDAIPDYIRKDPFFTGNDLGMLGNIESLPSDEEIAIFVQENFTVKAVLSADDRLKVNQLAKEYLEKQDILSAWKVLLAKQ from the coding sequence ATGAAAAGTTTCCAACCGTCTGAATTGCCAACGGCTCAATTACAAACTTATTTGCAAGGTGCTATTGCCCCAAGACCAATAGCATTTGCTAGTACTCTTAACGAAGAAGGAGTCCCAAACTTATCTCCGTTTAGTTTTTTTAACATTTTTAGTGCAAATCCGCCTATTTTAGTTTTTTCACCTTCAAGACGTGTTAGGGATAATACAACAAAACATACCTTAGAAAATGTTTTAGCTACTAAAGAAGTAGTAATTAATGTTGTAAATTATGATACCGTACAACAAACTTCTTTGGCGAGTACAGAATATGGTGATGGAGTTAATGAATTTGAAAAAGCGGGACTTACAGCTGTGGCTTCAGATCTAGTAAAACCTTTTCGAGTGGCTGAATCACCAGTGCAGTTTGAGTGTAAAGTTAATGATGTAATTGCTTTAGGAATAGAAGGAGGAGCAGGGAATTTAGTAATTTGTGAAATTGTAAAAGTTCATATTAGAGAGGAAGTTTTAAGTGAAGCTGGTGGAATTGACCAATATAAAATTGATTTGGTTTCTCGTTTAGGAGGAAACTGGTACTCACGTTCAAACATGGGATTGTTTGAAGTACCAAAACCACTGGTAACACTAGGAATTGGTGTCGATGCCATCCCTGATTATATAAGAAAAGATCCATTTTTTACAGGGAATGATTTGGGAATGTTAGGAAATATAGAATCGTTGCCAAGCGACGAAGAAATCGCTATATTTGTCCAAGAAAATTTTACTGTGAAAGCAGTTTTGAGTGCTGATGATCGTTTAAAGGTCAATCAATTAGCAAAAGAGTATTTAGAAAAACAAGACATACTTTCGGCATGGAAAGTATTATTGGCAAAGCAATAA
- a CDS encoding DUF3127 domain-containing protein — protein MEVTGRIKVINPTQDVSASFKKRELVVTTDEQYPQHIMIEFTQAKVDDLNNFQVGEQVKVSINLRGREWTNPQGETKYFNSIQGWRIERLQQAAPAGQDMPAMPAAQAFEPAPSFNEEEHDDLPF, from the coding sequence ATGGAAGTTACAGGAAGAATTAAAGTGATTAACCCTACACAGGACGTTAGCGCATCATTCAAGAAAAGAGAATTGGTTGTTACTACTGATGAGCAGTACCCACAACACATTATGATTGAGTTTACTCAAGCAAAAGTAGATGATTTGAATAACTTCCAAGTTGGTGAGCAAGTGAAAGTATCTATCAATTTACGTGGTCGTGAATGGACAAATCCTCAAGGTGAAACGAAATATTTTAACTCTATCCAGGGATGGAGAATTGAGCGTTTACAGCAAGCAGCACCTGCAGGACAAGATATGCCTGCAATGCCAGCAGCACAAGCTTTTGAGCCAGCACCAAGTTTTAATGAAGAAGAGCATGATGATCTTCCATTCTAA
- the aat gene encoding leucyl/phenylalanyl-tRNA--protein transferase: MYFITKELYFPPVEQTSPEGVLAVGGDLSPERLLLAYKNGIFPWFDDTDPILWWCPPERMVLFPDEFKPSKSMRNVINKGIYTVTFNKAFREVMINCQQIYRPGQYGTWINEEMIDAYTFLHEIGKAMSVEVWFEDKLVGGLYGVDMDHVFCGESMFSHMSNSSKVAFVAMVAYLKKNNYKLLDCQMYNDHLASLGCREIPREEFLDILKNKS; the protein is encoded by the coding sequence ATGTATTTTATAACCAAAGAATTGTATTTTCCACCAGTTGAGCAAACTTCACCTGAAGGTGTTTTGGCAGTAGGAGGCGATTTGTCTCCAGAGCGATTGCTATTGGCTTACAAAAATGGAATTTTCCCTTGGTTTGATGATACTGATCCCATTTTATGGTGGTGTCCTCCTGAACGAATGGTTTTATTTCCCGATGAATTTAAACCATCTAAAAGCATGCGGAATGTAATTAATAAAGGCATTTATACAGTTACTTTTAATAAAGCTTTTAGAGAGGTAATGATTAATTGCCAACAAATATATCGTCCAGGGCAATACGGAACTTGGATCAATGAAGAGATGATTGATGCTTATACTTTTTTACATGAAATTGGTAAAGCAATGTCAGTTGAAGTTTGGTTTGAAGATAAATTGGTCGGAGGCTTGTATGGTGTGGATATGGACCATGTTTTTTGTGGTGAAAGTATGTTTTCCCACATGAGTAATTCCTCAAAAGTTGCCTTTGTGGCTATGGTCGCTTACTTAAAGAAAAACAATTATAAATTGTTAGATTGTCAAATGTATAACGACCATTTGGCGAGTTTAGGTTGTCGCGAAATTCCGAGAGAAGAGTTTTTGGATATTTTGAAGAATAAATCCTAA
- a CDS encoding VF530 family protein, which yields MSNDPLHGKTLKTIVETLVDFYGFDTLEELIPINCFKNNPSVKSSLTFLRKTDWARKKVEELYVKTLPKLTS from the coding sequence ATGAGCAACGACCCTTTACACGGAAAAACTCTAAAGACCATTGTTGAAACTCTGGTGGATTTCTATGGATTTGATACTTTGGAAGAATTGATTCCTATAAATTGTTTTAAAAATAATCCATCGGTTAAGTCTAGTCTGACTTTTTTACGCAAAACAGACTGGGCCAGAAAAAAAGTAGAAGAATTGTATGTCAAAACTTTACCAAAGCTAACTTCTTAG
- a CDS encoding YoaK family protein, protein MFRHQGKNRTFKHNLRLASNLSLIAGIVNSVGVLAIGTLTTNVTGHFAYFSEEFITGRYSNAVPYILYILFFFLGAFVSNSFIEIAAIRKKKYLHTTPMFLELFLLVFVGFWNYWNFKNTADTNQIAYLLLFAMGLQNALVTKISQSTVRTTHLTGLFTDLGIEISQFIFYRNHPNTPKLKKNIFLKLSIVFFFFTGCISGTLLFYQIGLKTLLLAAILIAIVLTMDNLIFYYNFTLRKLRRKTPVK, encoded by the coding sequence ATGTTTAGACATCAAGGTAAAAACAGAACATTTAAACACAATCTGCGATTAGCATCTAATCTGTCTTTGATTGCCGGCATTGTGAACAGTGTGGGCGTGTTGGCTATTGGAACACTCACTACCAATGTAACGGGTCATTTTGCCTATTTTTCAGAAGAATTTATTACTGGAAGATATAGTAACGCTGTTCCCTACATCCTTTATATCTTGTTTTTCTTTTTGGGTGCTTTTGTTTCGAATTCTTTCATTGAAATAGCCGCTATCAGAAAAAAGAAATACCTACATACAACCCCTATGTTTCTTGAATTATTCTTGCTTGTGTTTGTAGGTTTTTGGAATTACTGGAATTTTAAAAATACCGCAGATACAAACCAAATCGCCTACCTACTTTTGTTTGCAATGGGTTTGCAAAACGCTTTGGTAACCAAAATATCACAGTCAACAGTTCGAACTACTCATTTAACTGGGCTTTTTACCGATTTGGGGATTGAAATATCACAGTTTATTTTCTATAGAAATCATCCAAATACACCAAAATTAAAAAAGAACATTTTCCTTAAACTTTCCATTGTGTTCTTCTTTTTTACCGGATGTATTTCAGGCACCTTGTTGTTTTATCAAATTGGACTGAAAACACTACTACTTGCCGCTATCCTAATTGCAATTGTCTTGACAATGGACAACCTGATATTTTATTATAATTTTACGCTGAGAAAACTGAGAAGAAAAACACCTGTTAAATAA
- a CDS encoding HesA/MoeB/ThiF family protein — protein MLTISDILRYGKPMLLPEVGETGQLKLKNAKVLVIGAGGLGCPVLQYLATSGVGTIGIIDFDQVELHNLHRQILYTEDEVGTPKVISAKSTLERLNPNVDYVIFEEKLTSENTERIVSEFDVVVDGCDNFTTRYLVNDTCVKLGKPLVYGSILKFEGQMAVFNHKGSKNLRDLFPLPPNPEDVPNCSLNGVLGTLPGIIGTMMAQETLKLLMELPILENELLIFNTLHWQFNRLKF, from the coding sequence ATGCTTACTATATCTGATATTTTACGTTACGGAAAACCCATGTTACTGCCTGAAGTAGGCGAAACTGGTCAATTAAAACTTAAAAATGCCAAAGTTTTAGTTATTGGAGCTGGCGGATTGGGTTGTCCCGTGTTACAATATTTAGCAACTTCTGGTGTTGGCACCATTGGAATAATTGATTTCGATCAAGTGGAACTGCACAATCTACATCGACAGATTTTATATACTGAAGATGAGGTTGGAACTCCAAAAGTCATTTCGGCCAAATCAACTTTGGAACGTTTAAATCCGAATGTGGATTATGTAATTTTTGAAGAAAAACTGACTTCTGAAAATACGGAAAGAATAGTATCTGAATTTGATGTGGTTGTGGATGGATGCGACAATTTCACCACACGCTATCTAGTCAATGACACCTGTGTAAAACTGGGCAAACCTTTGGTTTACGGAAGTATTTTAAAATTTGAAGGACAGATGGCCGTTTTTAACCATAAAGGCTCTAAAAATCTTCGCGACCTGTTTCCTCTGCCTCCAAACCCAGAAGATGTCCCAAATTGTAGTTTAAATGGCGTATTAGGTACATTACCCGGTATCATCGGCACGATGATGGCACAGGAAACTTTAAAGCTACTTATGGAGTTACCTATATTAGAAAACGAACTTTTGATTTTCAATACGTTACACTGGCAATTTAACAGACTGAAATTTTAA